A single genomic interval of Desulfobacterales bacterium harbors:
- the mutL gene encoding DNA mismatch repair endonuclease MutL has protein sequence MSKITILSEHLANQIAAGEVIERPAAVVKELLENAIDANARRVTIEVAGSGTRLIRVMDNGDGMDQDDLLLCLERHATSKLAGPAADAAKLAAIRTLGFRGEAIPSIASVARLTITSRTREAQLGAMVEVAYGRVLKVHETGCQQGTLLEVRNLFGNQPARKKFLKSNRTELGHIEEVVKNHGLAAPGLGITYVVENRTVLNLPAGTDSGEQRFRRVLGRQAPAPLLEIIASIEERGLTISGWLLPPDEAAAGSARLRLFVNGRAIKDRMLVHAVHEGLAGFMMKGRTAAGVLFLDLPPTAVDVNVHPTKQEVRLQDARFIHQQMATAVRRAMAAYQEQARFSLFGRGEESGPGPVRVGRPATASLLSDQPGTAAAARVYEQQHPLPPGPPSPYLEEPRPSYAGPLADAETTPWSTPGESEPAGPAGLVPIGQLSNLYILCQGEDGLVVIDQHAAHERILFEELKEQFSQRRITGQALLFPKIVDLGPDLAETLDRNREELDRLGFNLEEFGDDSYLIKAVPTLLSRLDPEEILRDIVGRLQGDSPRPRDSGRIDSILATMACKAAVKAGRRLQPGETEGLLARMQAGNAFSHCPHGRPTFKSFSMDEIKKWFHRG, from the coding sequence TTGTCCAAGATCACGATCCTGTCCGAACATCTTGCCAATCAGATAGCCGCCGGCGAGGTCATTGAACGACCGGCCGCGGTGGTCAAGGAATTACTGGAAAACGCCATTGACGCCAATGCCCGCCGGGTGACCATCGAGGTGGCTGGCAGCGGCACCCGGTTGATCCGGGTGATGGACAACGGCGACGGCATGGACCAGGACGATCTACTCCTCTGCCTGGAACGGCACGCCACCAGCAAACTTGCCGGCCCGGCCGCCGACGCGGCCAAGCTGGCCGCAATCCGCACCCTCGGGTTCCGCGGCGAGGCCATCCCGAGTATTGCCTCGGTGGCCAGACTGACCATCACCTCCAGGACCCGCGAGGCGCAACTGGGCGCCATGGTGGAGGTGGCCTACGGCCGGGTGCTCAAGGTCCATGAAACCGGCTGCCAACAGGGCACACTCCTTGAGGTACGCAACCTGTTCGGCAACCAGCCGGCCCGGAAAAAATTCTTAAAGAGCAATCGCACCGAGTTGGGACACATCGAAGAGGTGGTAAAAAACCACGGCCTGGCCGCGCCCGGCCTCGGGATCACCTATGTTGTCGAGAACCGGACCGTGCTCAACCTGCCGGCTGGCACTGATTCCGGCGAACAACGGTTCCGCCGGGTTCTCGGTCGCCAGGCCCCGGCCCCGCTGCTTGAGATAATCGCCAGCATTGAGGAACGCGGGCTCACCATCAGCGGCTGGCTCCTGCCGCCGGACGAGGCGGCCGCCGGATCGGCCCGGCTCCGGCTGTTTGTCAACGGCCGGGCGATCAAGGACCGGATGCTGGTCCATGCCGTGCATGAGGGGCTGGCCGGTTTCATGATGAAGGGCCGCACCGCGGCCGGGGTCCTGTTTCTCGACCTGCCGCCCACGGCCGTGGATGTGAACGTGCACCCCACCAAACAGGAGGTCCGCCTCCAGGACGCGCGATTCATCCACCAGCAGATGGCAACCGCGGTTCGGCGGGCCATGGCCGCCTACCAGGAGCAGGCCCGCTTCTCGCTGTTCGGCCGCGGCGAGGAATCAGGCCCCGGACCGGTCCGGGTGGGCCGGCCGGCAACCGCTTCCCTGTTGAGCGATCAACCCGGCACCGCCGCGGCGGCCCGGGTCTACGAGCAGCAGCATCCGCTCCCCCCGGGACCACCATCTCCATACCTTGAGGAACCGCGGCCCTCCTATGCCGGGCCGCTTGCCGATGCTGAAACAACGCCATGGTCAACGCCCGGGGAGAGCGAACCGGCCGGGCCGGCGGGCCTGGTCCCCATCGGTCAGCTGTCCAACCTCTACATTCTCTGCCAGGGTGAAGACGGCCTGGTGGTGATTGACCAGCATGCGGCCCATGAGCGGATTCTTTTTGAAGAGTTAAAAGAACAGTTTTCCCAGCGCCGGATAACCGGCCAGGCCCTGCTCTTTCCCAAAATAGTGGATCTCGGCCCGGACCTGGCCGAAACCCTGGACCGGAACCGGGAAGAACTGGACCGGCTCGGTTTCAACCTGGAGGAGTTCGGCGACGACAGTTATCTGATCAAGGCGGTACCAACGCTGTTGAGCCGCCTTGATCCGGAAGAGATCCTCCGGGATATTGTCGGCCGGCTCCAGGGCGATTCTCCCCGGCCCCGGGACAGCGGCCGCATCGACTCGATTCTGGCCACCATGGCCTGCAAGGCCGCGGTCAAGGCCGGCCGCCGGCTGCAGCCCGGGGAAACAGAAGGGTTGCTGGCCCGGATGCAGGCCGGCAACGCCTTTTCCCACTGTCCGCACGGAAGACCGACCTTCAAGTCATTCTCCATGGACGAAATCAAAAAGTGGTTCCATCGCGGCTGA
- a CDS encoding LysR family transcriptional regulator encodes MDIHHLRIFASVYKNLSFTLASRELNISQPTISEHIKNLEATLDCRLFDRLGRSILPTGEAETIYPKVLQLLDDFAALEEELSAAAGRMKGEVVLGASTIPGTYILPALAAAFKKKYPEMSFTILIDDSRRVTEKVLAHELLLGVVGARDKAARLSYRPLAADELILAAGPGMVARQEISLGELKKLPFLLREQGSGTRKCMEEFLVSSGLAVGQLNTVATLGSTASVKEAMRAGLGVSILSLLAVREELKTGKLVRIEVRGLVMRRSFYLVTSTLRTLPHQYRAFVDHLLESAGTHTL; translated from the coding sequence ATGGATATCCATCATTTGCGAATTTTCGCCAGTGTCTACAAAAACCTGAGTTTCACCCTGGCCTCCCGGGAGCTGAACATCAGCCAGCCGACCATCAGCGAGCATATCAAGAACCTGGAGGCAACCCTTGACTGCCGGCTTTTCGACCGGCTGGGCCGCTCGATCCTCCCGACCGGAGAGGCGGAGACCATCTATCCCAAGGTGCTCCAGCTGCTGGACGATTTTGCCGCGCTGGAGGAGGAGCTGTCCGCTGCCGCCGGCCGGATGAAGGGCGAGGTGGTCCTGGGCGCCAGTACCATCCCCGGCACCTATATCCTGCCCGCCCTGGCCGCGGCCTTTAAAAAAAAATACCCGGAGATGTCGTTCACCATTCTTATCGACGACTCGCGCCGGGTCACGGAAAAGGTGCTGGCCCATGAACTGCTGCTCGGTGTTGTCGGCGCCAGGGATAAAGCGGCCAGGCTCTCCTACCGGCCGCTGGCGGCCGACGAGCTGATCCTGGCCGCAGGGCCCGGCATGGTGGCCAGGCAGGAGATCAGCCTGGGTGAGTTGAAGAAGCTGCCCTTCCTGCTCCGGGAGCAGGGCTCGGGCACCCGGAAGTGCATGGAGGAGTTTCTCGTCTCCAGCGGGCTGGCGGTCGGTCAACTGAACACGGTGGCCACCCTGGGTTCCACTGCCTCGGTAAAGGAGGCGATGCGGGCCGGGTTGGGGGTGTCGATCCTCTCCCTGCTGGCGGTCCGGGAGGAGCTGAAAACCGGCAAACTGGTCCGGATCGAGGTGCGCGGCCTGGTCATGCGCCGTTCTTTCTACCTGGTCACCAGCACCCTCCGCACCCTGCCCCACCAGTACCGGGCCTTTGTCGACCACCTGCTTGAGTCCGCAGGGACGCACACCCTGTGA
- a CDS encoding PBP1A family penicillin-binding protein: protein MAPRPGNRAAGRPRSTRSLTTAKKRSRPRPARRPGRRPRPAPWSHVQLSIFLLAIAATLTLFVGGLLYLYLLLDVPRLQSVAAYRPPMTSRVLDRHGRVVARFFKENRLVVPISEMPPLLAKAFVAAEDSRFYQHPGVDIWSIFRAMLHNISARGSAHGGSTITQQVTRALLLSRKKLYSRKIKEAILAYRIDSQLSKDEILYIYLNQIYLGDRAYGVGAAAETYFNKKIGDLTLGEIALLAGLPQSPSRYSPRKNMTLARRRQAYVLNRMAEEGYISAEEARRAYGRPLVLAPAVSWSGNRYFVQQVRRLVEKKYGAGRLNTDGLTIVTTLDQTVQRAAEQTLAQGIAGLGIVDRNGETVQAGLVAIEVGSGKVRGVAGGTGFEQSQYNRAVQARRQPGSAMKPLVYAAALEQGFTPQSVLDDSPLHLPGAGRGKVWAPQNFDRRFHGPMTLSEALIRSNNIVTIKLLQAVGVKQVVGLARRMGISAPLPADLSLALGSAGISLLELTNAYTVFADHGRYQAPFFIEKIYDRNGRLLEENKPRPVQVLAPAVADAIARMLARVVTDGTGRAAGKGISGPVAGKTGTTDANVDAWFIGYTPRLAAGVWVGFDRPHSMGRAATGGRIAAPLWRDFIQQVRAGAVAGN from the coding sequence ATGGCCCCTCGCCCCGGTAACCGGGCCGCCGGCCGGCCCCGGTCGACCCGGTCGCTGACCACGGCAAAAAAAAGGTCCCGGCCCCGGCCGGCCCGGCGTCCCGGCCGGCGACCCCGGCCCGCTCCCTGGAGCCATGTTCAGCTGTCGATTTTTCTGCTGGCAATCGCCGCAACCCTTACCCTGTTTGTCGGCGGACTCCTTTATCTCTACCTTCTCCTTGACGTGCCGAGGCTGCAATCGGTTGCCGCCTACCGGCCGCCGATGACCAGCCGGGTCCTGGACCGGCACGGCCGGGTGGTGGCCCGTTTCTTTAAGGAAAATCGACTGGTGGTGCCGATCAGCGAGATGCCGCCGCTCCTGGCCAAGGCCTTTGTCGCGGCCGAGGATTCCCGGTTCTATCAACATCCCGGCGTGGATATCTGGTCCATCTTCCGGGCCATGCTCCATAATATCAGTGCCAGGGGGAGCGCCCACGGCGGCAGCACCATCACCCAGCAGGTGACCCGGGCCCTGCTGTTGTCCCGCAAAAAGCTCTATTCCCGCAAGATCAAGGAGGCGATTCTTGCCTATCGGATCGACTCCCAGCTGTCCAAGGACGAGATCCTCTATATCTATCTCAACCAGATCTATCTCGGCGATCGGGCCTATGGGGTGGGGGCCGCGGCTGAGACCTATTTCAATAAAAAAATCGGCGATCTCACCCTGGGAGAGATCGCCTTGCTGGCCGGGCTGCCGCAGTCGCCGAGCCGGTACTCGCCGCGGAAGAACATGACCCTGGCCCGGCGACGGCAGGCCTATGTACTCAACCGGATGGCCGAGGAAGGGTATATCAGTGCTGAAGAGGCGCGCCGGGCCTATGGCCGGCCCCTGGTCCTGGCCCCGGCCGTATCATGGTCCGGGAACCGTTATTTTGTCCAGCAGGTGCGCCGGCTGGTGGAGAAGAAATATGGCGCCGGCCGGCTCAATACCGACGGGCTGACCATTGTCACCACCCTGGATCAGACCGTGCAGCGGGCAGCTGAACAGACCCTGGCCCAGGGGATAGCCGGGCTGGGGATTGTTGACCGGAATGGTGAAACGGTCCAGGCCGGGCTGGTTGCCATTGAGGTGGGCAGTGGTAAGGTGCGGGGGGTGGCCGGCGGCACCGGGTTTGAGCAAAGTCAGTACAACCGGGCTGTCCAGGCCCGGCGGCAACCTGGTTCGGCAATGAAGCCGCTGGTCTATGCCGCGGCCCTGGAACAGGGTTTTACCCCGCAATCGGTGCTTGATGACAGCCCGCTGCACCTGCCCGGCGCCGGCCGCGGCAAGGTCTGGGCCCCGCAGAACTTTGACCGCAGGTTTCACGGACCCATGACCCTGTCCGAGGCCCTGATCAGGTCCAACAACATCGTCACCATTAAACTGTTGCAGGCAGTGGGAGTGAAACAGGTGGTCGGCCTGGCCCGGCGAATGGGGATCAGCGCCCCGCTGCCCGCCGACCTCTCCCTGGCCCTGGGTTCGGCCGGGATCTCCCTGCTGGAACTGACCAACGCCTACACTGTTTTTGCCGACCATGGCCGTTACCAGGCCCCGTTCTTTATTGAAAAGATTTATGATCGCAACGGCCGGCTTCTGGAAGAGAATAAACCCCGGCCGGTCCAGGTGCTGGCCCCGGCCGTGGCCGATGCCATTGCCCGGATGCTCGCCCGGGTGGTCACCGATGGCACCGGCAGGGCGGCCGGCAAGGGGATTTCCGGGCCGGTGGCCGGCAAGACCGGCACCACCGACGCCAATGTCGATGCCTGGTTCATCGGCTATACCCCCCGCCTGGCCGCCGGGGTCTGGGTCGGCTTTGACCGGCCGCATTCCATGGGCCGTGCTGCCACCGGCGGCCGGATCGCGGCCCCGCTCTGGCGGGATTTCATCCAGCAGGTACGGGCCGGGGCAGTTGCCGGGAATTGA
- a CDS encoding HAD-IIB family hydrolase, whose product MASSSGLYLQLFSVHGLIRGESPELGRDADTGGQVKYVLELARALAEDPRVDQVDLVTRLIVDKAVSREYARPVEPLSDKARIVRIQCGGRRYIRKELLWPHLDEMVDKALKFVKAEGRIPDIFHGHYADGGYVARNLASIFGAPFIFTGHSLGRHKKNRLMAEGMSEEETVRRYRIDHRIDVEERVIKEAERIITSTSHEISEQYGLYDNSAAGRYRVIPPGIDIRNFFPFYEPYLVQPEGYEQLQQTHISLLHELHRFWVDPQKPFILALCRPDKRKNISGLVTAYGEDKELRAIANLAIFAGIRKDISQMEENEQGVLTEMLLLMDQYDLYGKMAIPKTHDFSIEVPELYRLCAASIGVFVNAALLEPFGLTLIEAAACGVPIVATREGGPVDIIGNCDNGILIDPANPEEIARAIKKILVDRKLWEQFSSNGVNGVRAHYSWSRHCDRTLELINEVLAEMPATELDRTTTLSPGRRLTNLKKLVFSDIDNTLVGDTQALYTLLDLFDVHQDYIGWGVATGRCLGMTVAALRKHNIPVPDILICSVGSEIFYGPDITPDRGWQQHLSYQWKRNMIKEALDRLDFLDPQEEEAQHQFKISYYMKDDPDLLARVHQTLQLKKLRYQLVFSHGQFLDILPYRASKGRAIRYLSYKWGFPLQDILTCGDSGNDEDMLRGDTSGVVVGNYSRELLHLKGRRRIYFSSKKYANAIIDGLRRYNFI is encoded by the coding sequence ATGGCGTCATCATCGGGACTCTACCTGCAACTCTTCAGCGTCCATGGCCTGATCAGAGGCGAATCCCCTGAACTGGGCCGCGACGCCGATACCGGCGGCCAGGTCAAATATGTCCTGGAACTGGCCCGGGCCCTGGCCGAGGACCCCCGGGTGGACCAGGTGGACCTGGTCACCCGCCTGATCGTGGACAAGGCCGTATCCAGGGAATATGCCCGCCCGGTGGAACCCCTGTCGGACAAGGCCCGGATCGTCCGGATCCAATGCGGCGGCCGCCGCTATATCCGCAAGGAACTGCTCTGGCCGCACCTGGACGAGATGGTGGACAAGGCCCTCAAGTTCGTCAAGGCCGAGGGCAGAATCCCCGACATATTCCACGGCCATTACGCCGATGGCGGCTATGTGGCCCGGAACCTGGCCAGCATCTTCGGTGCCCCCTTTATCTTTACCGGCCATTCCCTGGGCCGGCACAAGAAAAACCGGCTCATGGCCGAAGGGATGAGCGAGGAGGAGACCGTCCGCCGCTACCGGATCGACCACCGGATCGACGTGGAAGAACGGGTGATCAAGGAGGCGGAACGGATCATAACCAGCACCAGCCACGAGATCTCCGAGCAGTACGGCCTGTACGACAACTCCGCTGCCGGCCGCTACCGGGTCATCCCGCCGGGGATCGATATCCGGAACTTCTTCCCCTTTTACGAGCCCTACCTGGTCCAGCCCGAGGGCTACGAACAGCTCCAGCAGACCCACATAAGCCTGCTCCATGAACTGCACCGATTCTGGGTCGACCCGCAGAAGCCGTTCATTCTCGCCCTGTGCCGGCCGGACAAGCGCAAGAACATCTCCGGCCTGGTCACTGCCTACGGCGAGGACAAGGAACTGCGGGCCATTGCCAATCTGGCCATCTTCGCCGGGATCCGCAAGGACATCTCGCAAATGGAGGAAAACGAGCAGGGAGTACTCACCGAGATGCTGCTGCTGATGGACCAGTACGACCTGTACGGAAAAATGGCCATCCCCAAGACCCACGATTTCAGCATCGAGGTGCCGGAACTCTACCGGCTCTGCGCCGCCAGCATCGGCGTATTTGTCAATGCGGCCCTGCTCGAACCGTTCGGCCTCACCCTGATCGAGGCGGCCGCCTGCGGGGTACCGATCGTGGCCACCCGCGAGGGCGGGCCGGTTGACATCATCGGCAACTGCGACAACGGAATCCTGATCGACCCGGCCAACCCGGAAGAAATCGCCCGGGCGATCAAAAAGATCCTGGTGGACCGGAAACTGTGGGAACAATTTTCCAGCAACGGGGTGAACGGCGTCCGGGCTCATTACTCCTGGTCTCGCCACTGTGACCGGACCCTGGAACTGATCAACGAGGTCCTGGCCGAGATGCCGGCCACCGAACTGGACCGGACCACCACCCTCTCGCCGGGCCGGCGGCTGACCAACCTGAAAAAACTGGTCTTTAGCGACATCGATAACACCCTGGTCGGAGATACCCAGGCCCTTTATACCCTGCTGGACCTGTTCGACGTCCACCAGGACTACATCGGCTGGGGGGTGGCCACCGGACGCTGCCTGGGCATGACCGTCGCGGCCCTTAGAAAACACAATATCCCGGTGCCGGACATCCTGATCTGCTCGGTGGGTTCGGAGATCTTCTACGGACCGGACATCACCCCGGACCGGGGCTGGCAGCAACATCTCTCCTACCAGTGGAAACGGAACATGATCAAGGAGGCCCTGGACCGGCTCGACTTTCTCGACCCCCAGGAGGAAGAGGCCCAGCACCAGTTCAAGATCAGCTATTACATGAAAGACGACCCGGATCTGCTCGCCCGGGTCCACCAGACCCTGCAACTAAAAAAACTTCGCTACCAGCTGGTCTTCTCGCACGGCCAGTTCCTGGATATCCTGCCCTACCGGGCCTCCAAGGGGCGGGCGATCCGCTACCTCTCATACAAGTGGGGATTCCCGCTGCAGGACATATTGACCTGCGGTGACTCCGGCAATGACGAGGACATGCTCCGCGGCGACACCAGCGGGGTGGTGGTGGGCAATTACTCCAGGGAACTGCTCCATCTCAAGGGGCGCCGGCGTATCTATTTCAGCAGTAAAAAATATGCCAATGCCATTATTGACGGGCTGCGCCGCTACAACTTTATTTAA
- a CDS encoding sucrose synthase has product MDKSLTSFIDQDEIALLQEFLFSLKKPEPPPIFLHNDILLAFDQYLRHDPEKTRLNLHSSRRFLRRLQEILLVENSLILVYRHRRANCRIYRLLPDSPVLERLAIDTFLLIKEKLVKPDLPYNHLPLKINLAPFYDYGPSLRDPDTIGAGIKHLNFYLSANLAQHPEKWHRTLYEFLKLHQMHGLQLLLDGDRIRDTEGLESALEDAMDFLERCECPDDLEPIKEKLRQLGFLDGWGDNAARILETMQLLQDTLEQPDGDTLEEFLARIPMISKVAIISPHGWFGQENVLGRPDTGGQVVYILDQVKALESFLRKDLRRAGLDIEPRIIIVTRLIPENEGTTSDLHLEHVRGTGNVQILRVPFRDPRGEVVPHWISRFRIWPYLGRFATDVEQELLDEFEGRPDLIVGNYSDGNLVATMLAKNLGVIQCNIAHALEKSKYLFSDLYWEKFEQEYNFSTQFMADIISMNLANFIITSTRQEITGTEETIGQYESYQFFTMPGLMQVTNGINLFHPRFNVIPPGVSPEFFFPFDQQERRPADRSGAVRRLLLETEDENCFGRLEHPDRPLIFSISRLDRIKNITGLVEAYGRSERLREQANLLLIASTIDPTLSRDAEEEAEIRKMHDLIEQHQLHGHIRWIGKLLSKEDTGEAYRVVADLGGIFVQPALFEAFGLTILEAMHSGLPVFATEFGGPQEIIEDGVSGFLINPTTPDLLNEKLSGFLTRCGKEPGYWQTISGQGRERARSRFTWDLYCQRLTRLSKVYGFWKYSTSNVAKDRMRQYCHLLFQLFYKPRADKLLTPDH; this is encoded by the coding sequence ATGGACAAATCGTTAACCAGTTTCATCGACCAGGACGAAATCGCCCTGTTGCAGGAGTTCCTCTTCTCGCTGAAAAAGCCGGAACCGCCGCCGATCTTCCTGCACAACGATATCCTGCTCGCCTTTGATCAATATCTCCGCCACGATCCGGAAAAGACCCGGCTCAACCTGCACAGCTCCCGCCGCTTTCTCCGCCGACTCCAGGAAATTCTCCTTGTAGAGAACAGCCTGATCCTGGTCTACCGCCACCGGCGGGCCAACTGCCGGATCTACCGGCTGCTCCCCGACAGCCCGGTGCTGGAACGGCTGGCCATTGACACCTTTCTCTTGATCAAGGAAAAACTGGTAAAACCGGACCTGCCCTACAACCATCTCCCCTTGAAGATCAACCTGGCGCCCTTTTACGACTACGGTCCCAGCCTGCGCGACCCGGATACCATCGGCGCCGGGATCAAGCACCTCAACTTCTACCTGTCCGCCAACCTGGCCCAGCACCCGGAAAAATGGCACCGGACCCTGTACGAGTTCCTCAAGCTCCACCAGATGCACGGGCTCCAGCTCCTGTTGGACGGTGACCGGATCCGCGACACCGAGGGGTTGGAAAGCGCATTGGAAGACGCCATGGACTTTCTTGAACGGTGCGAATGCCCCGATGACCTGGAGCCGATCAAGGAAAAACTCCGGCAGCTGGGTTTTCTGGACGGCTGGGGAGACAACGCGGCCCGGATCCTTGAGACCATGCAACTCCTCCAGGACACCCTGGAACAGCCCGACGGCGACACCCTGGAGGAGTTCCTGGCCCGGATCCCGATGATCTCCAAGGTGGCGATTATCTCGCCGCACGGCTGGTTCGGCCAGGAGAACGTCCTCGGCCGGCCCGACACCGGCGGTCAGGTGGTCTATATCCTCGACCAGGTCAAGGCCCTGGAATCATTCCTGCGAAAGGACCTGCGCCGGGCCGGCCTTGATATCGAGCCAAGGATAATAATCGTCACCCGGCTGATCCCGGAAAACGAGGGCACCACCTCTGACCTGCACCTGGAACATGTCCGCGGGACCGGCAACGTCCAGATCCTCAGGGTGCCCTTTCGTGATCCCCGGGGCGAGGTGGTCCCCCACTGGATCTCCCGCTTCCGGATCTGGCCCTATCTGGGCCGCTTTGCCACGGATGTGGAACAGGAGCTGCTGGATGAATTCGAGGGCCGGCCCGACCTGATCGTGGGCAATTACTCGGACGGCAACCTGGTGGCCACCATGCTGGCCAAAAACCTGGGCGTCATCCAGTGCAACATCGCCCATGCCCTGGAAAAATCCAAGTACCTGTTCAGCGACCTCTATTGGGAAAAATTCGAGCAGGAGTACAACTTCTCGACCCAGTTCATGGCCGACATCATCTCCATGAACCTGGCCAACTTCATCATCACCTCCACCCGCCAGGAGATCACCGGCACCGAGGAGACCATCGGCCAGTACGAATCATACCAGTTCTTCACCATGCCCGGGCTGATGCAGGTGACCAACGGCATCAACCTGTTCCATCCCCGGTTCAACGTGATTCCGCCGGGGGTCAGTCCGGAGTTCTTTTTCCCCTTTGACCAGCAGGAACGCCGCCCGGCGGACAGGAGCGGGGCGGTCCGCCGGCTCCTCCTGGAGACCGAGGATGAAAACTGTTTCGGCCGGCTGGAGCATCCCGACCGCCCGTTGATCTTTTCCATCTCCCGGCTGGACCGGATCAAGAACATCACCGGCCTGGTGGAGGCCTACGGCCGCAGCGAGCGACTTCGTGAGCAGGCCAACCTGCTGCTCATCGCCAGCACCATCGACCCCACCCTTTCCCGGGATGCCGAGGAGGAGGCGGAGATCCGCAAGATGCACGACCTGATCGAGCAGCACCAGTTGCACGGCCATATCCGCTGGATCGGCAAACTCCTGTCCAAGGAGGATACCGGCGAGGCCTACCGGGTGGTTGCCGACCTGGGCGGGATCTTTGTCCAGCCCGCCCTGTTCGAGGCCTTCGGCCTGACCATCCTCGAGGCCATGCACAGCGGCCTGCCGGTCTTTGCCACTGAATTCGGCGGACCCCAGGAGATCATCGAGGATGGCGTCTCCGGCTTTCTGATCAACCCGACCACCCCTGATCTACTGAACGAGAAACTGAGCGGGTTTCTCACGCGCTGCGGCAAAGAACCCGGCTACTGGCAGACCATCTCCGGCCAGGGCCGGGAACGGGCCCGGAGCCGCTTCACCTGGGATCTATACTGCCAGCGTCTCACCCGGCTGAGCAAAGTCTACGGCTTCTGGAAATACTCCACCTCCAATGTGG